CAACAGATGTCAATGAAGAAGCCTTACAAAAGGCAAGACAAGGGTTATATACACCTTGGTCTTTTCGCATGGTTGACTTAGAATTGAGAAATCAATATTTTTTGCCCCAAGGACAGAATTGGAAAATTAATGCACTGACTCAGTATTCTGTTGATTTTTTTAATTTGAATTTAGTTAAAGATATCTATTACTATCCCAATTATACCCCAATTCAAGACGTTGATTTAATTATTTGTCGAAATGTTTTTGTTTATTTTGCTAAAGAGTATATCAACCAAGTTATTTCTAAGTTTTATAATGTTTTGAAACCGAGAGGTTATTTAATAACAGGTCATGCGGAATTACAAAATCAGGATAACCTGAAACTATTTCAAGCTAAAATTTATCCTGAGTCTATGATTTATCAACGACCTACTATTGATTTGGTACAAGAATCTTTAAGAGGTCAAGAAAATTTAATTGTTGACCGGGTTAATATTTTGGATAATCTATTATCTTCATCTTGGAAAAGTCAGGTACATACGCGCTTAGATCAGCATAGCGATAATCATCAATCCGAAACTTCAAAATTACCCCAAAAAAGTTTAGAAGAGGCAAAACGATATTTTAAGAACAAACAATATGGAATAGCTATTCAAAAGGCTGAACAATTCCTTCAAACTCATAACTCTTATTTGAGAAATAGGGAACTGGAAATTGCCAGACAAGAAGAAAGAACTGAAAACACCAAAAACCTTAAAGCTGAAACTCAATTTGATGCTTATTATTTATTAGCACAAGCATCAGCAAATCTAGGACAATATGAACAAGCAACCTTTTATTGTCAAAAAGCAATTGAAATAGATTCCTTATCTATTCTGACCTATTATTTACTGCTGCATATTGCCCAAGAACAGGAAGATTTAGCCGGAGCAAAATTATTGTCAAAACGAATTATTTATCTGCTTCCCTCATCGATTCCAGCCTATCTGGAACTCGCATCAATTTATGAGATGGAAGAAGATTACACCAGAGCAGCTAAAATGTACAATACCGCTTTAGAACTTCTTAAATCTTTACCTCCCAGTATGGCAATTGAACATTTAGAAGGAGTAACGGCTCAAGATTTAATTGTTTTTTTAGAAAAGAAACACATAGTTGTTGACTGTTGACTATTGACTATTGACTGATTACTATTTATTCCCTGTTCCCTGTTCCCTGTTCCCTGTTCCCTGTTCCCTTACTAATTATGTCTTATCTAATTTTTGCATTAAAGTTGATGCGTTATGCGATCGCCGCTTCTGTGGTTCAAGAAATTTTCTTTTTACCTGAACTAACGCCAATTCCCTCAGCACCTGCTGATTTAGTCGGTTTAATTAATTTACGAGGAGAGTTACTTCCGGTGATTGATCTAACGATTCGATTGGGTTATCCTCAACCGAATTATACGTTATCCAATAGCGTGATTATCTTAAAATTTAATAACATTAGATTAGGGATTATTGTTAATCAAGTCTATGAAGTTCAGAGGATTGCTACCGATGCAATTCAAACAGAACTGGCTGATCACCTTCAACAGGAATATAATTCCGTTCATCCCTCCTATTATCTTCAAGGAATTTCTCAAGTCGATGAGCATTTGGTAATGGTTTTGAATCCCGAAACATTAATCCAATATATGAGTCACTCCCTCACAGATTTTAATTTAGATATAGAGGGGATCAATTTGGAAGAAAATCAACAGCATTTACCCCCAGATTCTTCTACAAAAATTAACTTCAGAAAACCCCAAAATTTGGTTTTTTGTCCCGATGCAACCCCAGAAGAACGGACAATTTTTCAAGAACGAGCTAAAAATTTAAGGCGTTCTATTGATAACCAAGATTTTGCCGGGTTAGTTCCTTTAGCGGTAATTGGCTTAAGCGAAGAATATTTTGGTGTTAATTTAGAGATTATTCGAGAATTTACGGATATTCATCATGTTACACCGATTCCTTGTACTCCCCCTCATATTGTGGGGAATATGAATTTACGCGGGGAAATCTTAACATTAGTTGATATTCGAGGCTTGGTAAATTTACCGTTAGAAACCTCTCAGGGATTATCCAAAGCTATGATTGTTAAAATTAATGATATTGTAGCGGGAATTATCGTGGAAGGAATTTTTGATGTCATGTACTTAAAAGAATCCGAGATTAAAACCATTCCCACGGCTATTCATTTAAAACAGGATGAATACTTACAAGGTACGGCTTTTTATCAAGACAAAATGATGAGTATCCTTAATGTTACAAAAATTATGACTCAAGGCGAATTAGTTATTGATCAAGAGGTTTAGTTGTGTTCTAATAAGAGTAAATTTTAGATATCAGTTAGCCGTCAACAGTCGTAGAGGCGGGGTAACCCTCCCCCTACCCGTCAACCACCAACTACCAACCTCCAACCCCCAAAAATCATAATGTTTAACAATTTAAAATTAAGAGAACGGTTATTATTGGGATATAGCATACCTGTACTTTTGTTTATGGGATTAACTGGGTTAGTTTATACCAATATTAATCAAGTTGCTAATATGTTTAAAGAAGCTGAACGGGTTCAAGAAGTGATTTTAAAAGTTAACTTGATAGAACGAGGTTCCCAAGGAATGATTCGGAGCTTAAGAGGATACTTGGTGTTAAAAGATCAAGAATTTTTAAATGAATATAGTTCCGCTTTAATCACTTATCGAGAAGCCGCTAAAGCCCTGGAATCTTTAATTTATATTCCAGAGCAAAAACAACGCTTAGAAAGACTTAATACCTTAGTTAATCAATATGATCAAATAGCTCAACAAGGTTTTGCACTGGTGAATGAAGGTAAATTGCCTGAAGCTATTGAAAAAGCTCGAATTGGAACTCAATATGTAGTCGAGTTTGATCGGATTAGCGATCAATTTTCTTTAACAGAATCTAATCTATTAACTCAGGAAAGGGCGAGAACAAAAGAAGCATTGCAGGGGTTATTATATGTGCTGGTTATAGGAGCATTAATAATTTTAGTCACAGTTGTTATTATTGCTTTATTAATTGCGATCAATATTGGGGGAACAATTCATCAAGCCACACAAGTTATAGCCACTTCTTCAACAGAAATTGCAGCTACCTTAGCAGAACAAGAACGAACGGCTAATCAACAAGCAGGTTCTGTTCATGAAACCACAACAACAATGGATGAATTGAGTGCTTCATCTCAATCAACGGCTGAACAAGCAGAGTCAGCGACTTATGGAGCTAAACAAGCTTTAGGATTAACAGAAGGAGGTAAAAAAGCTGTTAGTAGTACCTTAGAAGGGATGGGAAACCTTCAACAGAAAGTCGAAGCGATCGCCCAGCAAATTATTCGCTTAAGTGAACAAACCAATCAAATAGGAAATATTTCTGAATTGGTGAGTGACTTAGCTAATCAAACCAATATGTTAGCACTTAATGCCGCCGTCGAAGCCGTTCGAGCCGGAGAACATGGGAAAGGATTTGCTGTTGTCGCGACAGAAATTCGTAAATTAGCGGATGAAAGTCGAAAATCTGCTTTAAAAATAAATACCCTTGTAGCGGATATTTTAAGGGCAATTAATTCAACCGTAATGGCAACGGAAGAAGGGACAAAAACAGTTTTATCCAGTGTGGAATTAGCCAGAGAAACAGCCGATACTTTTGCTGGAGTTGCTGAATCAGTAAATAATGTTGTTTTAAATAATCAACAAATTTCTCTCAATGTTAAGCAACAAGCGATCGCCATTGGACAAGTTTTAGAGGCGATGAATGCTTTAAGTCAAGGCGTCGGTGAAACCGCAAATGGATTAAGCCAAGCCAAAATCGGAATGCAAAAATTGAATGAAGTCGCCTTAGATCTCAACTCCATTGTTTAATCAGTTTTCCATAAAAATCTATTCTATATCAATCATTCAAAATTAAATTAAAGTCAAAGGATGAAGTACCCATGATGATTGAAGATGATGAACTGCGAGAAGTTTTTAAAACCGCAAGTGAAGAACATTTGCAAAATTTGGATGAGGGATTGTTGTATCTGGAAAAACAACCCAATGACACGACAAAACTTGAAGAATTATTGCGAGAAGCCCATAGCCTGAAAGGGGATGCTGGGATGTTAGGGGTAAAAGATGTTGCCACTTTAGCCCATCAAATTGAACATTTATTAGGCGGTTTAAAACGTCAAGAAACCACCCTATCTGCTGAATTAGTAGACCGAATTTCTCATGGCATTGATGCGATTCGTCAATTGGTTCATGCTGCGGTTACAGGGGAACCTAGTACAATTAACACCTTTCATAGTTTGGCTTATTTGATGGGGGCGAAACCCGCAGAATCAACCCCTTCCGTCTCTGTTCCCTCGGAGGTGACGACTGAACCTCCCCCCCCTGTTGCTGTCCCGACCCCGGAACCAACTCCCGCCCTGATTAGCGTTGATTCCGTTCCGGCTGATACCAGAGTTCCTGTCACCGCATCCCCCGAATCTATTTATAAAATTGAAACTATTCGAGTCCCGACTCGAAATTTAGATGGATTAATGACTCAAACCGGAGAATTAACGGTAACAAAAATTCGCATTGCTCATCGACTAAATGAAATTGAAGAAATTACCAGTTTATGGGAAGAATGGAGCCGAGATGCTTTTGTTAATCGTTTTGTGGTCAATGACTTAGAAAATCACCTTAATCGTCATATTTCTGGCAATGGAACCATCGGACAACTGCAAAATTATTATCATCGCAGTGCTGAACGTTTAGAACAGTTTGGAACGTTAATCAATCAACTCAGAAATACCTTTGCTGAAGATATTGCCCGCTTAGAAATAATTGGTGATGAACTCGAAGACGGTATTAGAACACTGCGATTATTACCTTTATCTACTATTTTTAATTTATTTCCCCGAATGGTACGGGATTTAGCTCGACAACAAGGAAAAGAAATTGAATTAGTGATTTCGGGTGGAGATACCCGTGCGGATAAACGGATTTTAGAAGAAATGAAAGATCCTCTGATGCACATTTTAAGAAATGCTATTGATCATGGGATTGAAACTCCAATAGAACGGGAGAAATTTGGCAAACCTGCGATCGCAACTATTCAATTACGCGGGTATCAAACCGCGACCCATGTTGTCCTAGAAGTACATGATGATGGCCGGGGATTAGATTTAGAAAAAATTAAACAAACCGCTTTAAAACGGGGAATTTGTCAACCTGAAGAATTATTAGGAATGACCCCGCAACAAATTCATGCTTTAATTTTTGCCCCAGGTTTTACGACCCGAACCGTTGTTACAGAAGTATCAGGACGGGGGGTAGGAATGGATGTGGTGCGGACTAATGTGGAACGTTTAAAAGGTCTGATTCAAGTTGAATCTTTCCCATTAAAAGGCTGTTTATTTCGGATTCAATTAGGAACAACCTTAGCAACGGCTCACGTTTTAATTGTGTCCGTTCAGGGCATTTCCTATGCTATTCCTGTTGAATTTGTACAAATGACTCGGTTAGTAATGTCCCATGAAATTTTTGCAATTGAAGGGCGAGATACGATTATTTTTGAAGACCAACCGATTTCAGTCGCTAAACTTGCTGATTTATTAGAAATTCGTTTAATTCAATCTCAGGTTGACTCGGAAACAACACCTTCTTTAGATG
The nucleotide sequence above comes from Planktothrix serta PCC 8927. Encoded proteins:
- a CDS encoding chemotaxis protein CheW: MSYLIFALKLMRYAIAASVVQEIFFLPELTPIPSAPADLVGLINLRGELLPVIDLTIRLGYPQPNYTLSNSVIILKFNNIRLGIIVNQVYEVQRIATDAIQTELADHLQQEYNSVHPSYYLQGISQVDEHLVMVLNPETLIQYMSHSLTDFNLDIEGINLEENQQHLPPDSSTKINFRKPQNLVFCPDATPEERTIFQERAKNLRRSIDNQDFAGLVPLAVIGLSEEYFGVNLEIIREFTDIHHVTPIPCTPPHIVGNMNLRGEILTLVDIRGLVNLPLETSQGLSKAMIVKINDIVAGIIVEGIFDVMYLKESEIKTIPTAIHLKQDEYLQGTAFYQDKMMSILNVTKIMTQGELVIDQEV
- a CDS encoding methyl-accepting chemotaxis protein encodes the protein MFNNLKLRERLLLGYSIPVLLFMGLTGLVYTNINQVANMFKEAERVQEVILKVNLIERGSQGMIRSLRGYLVLKDQEFLNEYSSALITYREAAKALESLIYIPEQKQRLERLNTLVNQYDQIAQQGFALVNEGKLPEAIEKARIGTQYVVEFDRISDQFSLTESNLLTQERARTKEALQGLLYVLVIGALIILVTVVIIALLIAINIGGTIHQATQVIATSSTEIAATLAEQERTANQQAGSVHETTTTMDELSASSQSTAEQAESATYGAKQALGLTEGGKKAVSSTLEGMGNLQQKVEAIAQQIIRLSEQTNQIGNISELVSDLANQTNMLALNAAVEAVRAGEHGKGFAVVATEIRKLADESRKSALKINTLVADILRAINSTVMATEEGTKTVLSSVELARETADTFAGVAESVNNVVLNNQQISLNVKQQAIAIGQVLEAMNALSQGVGETANGLSQAKIGMQKLNEVALDLNSIV
- a CDS encoding CheR family methyltransferase; the protein is MEPELIKLFIQLIATQTGLSIRLQDYAGLAQKIKMRVKALKLPNPQAYLNLLSTDTPTSQQEWKQLIPLITTIESYFFRDQGQINLLRKVILPELIASRHQTKTLTLWSAGCSTGEEPYTLSILLQQLIPDWVSWNIHILATDVNEEALQKARQGLYTPWSFRMVDLELRNQYFLPQGQNWKINALTQYSVDFFNLNLVKDIYYYPNYTPIQDVDLIICRNVFVYFAKEYINQVISKFYNVLKPRGYLITGHAELQNQDNLKLFQAKIYPESMIYQRPTIDLVQESLRGQENLIVDRVNILDNLLSSSWKSQVHTRLDQHSDNHQSETSKLPQKSLEEAKRYFKNKQYGIAIQKAEQFLQTHNSYLRNRELEIARQEERTENTKNLKAETQFDAYYLLAQASANLGQYEQATFYCQKAIEIDSLSILTYYLLLHIAQEQEDLAGAKLLSKRIIYLLPSSIPAYLELASIYEMEEDYTRAAKMYNTALELLKSLPPSMAIEHLEGVTAQDLIVFLEKKHIVVDC
- a CDS encoding hybrid sensor histidine kinase/response regulator, whose amino-acid sequence is MIEDDELREVFKTASEEHLQNLDEGLLYLEKQPNDTTKLEELLREAHSLKGDAGMLGVKDVATLAHQIEHLLGGLKRQETTLSAELVDRISHGIDAIRQLVHAAVTGEPSTINTFHSLAYLMGAKPAESTPSVSVPSEVTTEPPPPVAVPTPEPTPALISVDSVPADTRVPVTASPESIYKIETIRVPTRNLDGLMTQTGELTVTKIRIAHRLNEIEEITSLWEEWSRDAFVNRFVVNDLENHLNRHISGNGTIGQLQNYYHRSAERLEQFGTLINQLRNTFAEDIARLEIIGDELEDGIRTLRLLPLSTIFNLFPRMVRDLARQQGKEIELVISGGDTRADKRILEEMKDPLMHILRNAIDHGIETPIEREKFGKPAIATIQLRGYQTATHVVLEVHDDGRGLDLEKIKQTALKRGICQPEELLGMTPQQIHALIFAPGFTTRTVVTEVSGRGVGMDVVRTNVERLKGLIQVESFPLKGCLFRIQLGTTLATAHVLIVSVQGISYAIPVEFVQMTRLVMSHEIFAIEGRDTIIFEDQPISVAKLADLLEIRLIQSQVDSETTPSLDAKSRPSNSSSFLQSFAQTSTSVGVNLSRSSAADIGTHGLPNNIQNKNENSSLVDVSLPCIILKVGEEKLGLFVDALIDQQDVVLKPQSQLLKRVRNVAGATILGTGEVCIILSPQDLIKSIRKQAGVISSPMVRSPLNIQEPSSHKPVILLVEDSITTRTQEKRILESAGYEVVTAVDGLDGFNKLTTRSFDAVVSDIQMPNLDGLSLTAKIRQHQEYSELPIILVTSLASDEDKRKGAEAGANAYITKASFNQEVLIETLKRLV